One window of the Archangium primigenium genome contains the following:
- the dkgA gene encoding 2,5-didehydrogluconate reductase DkgA → MSAQPRITFHDGKSMPQLGLGVWQASVEEARRAALKAIEVGYRSIDTAAIYRNEEGIGQAIKDSPVPRDQLYITTKLWNDAHLDARKALETSLRKLQLDAVDLYLIHWPTPAKDNYVQAWKGLIELQKAGLTRSIGVSNFHVPHLQRLIDETGVVPVLNQIEVHPLLQQQELRAWNVAHKIHVESWSPLAQGGEGVFDQEIIRALGKKYGKTPAQIVIRWHLDQGLIVIPKSVTPSRIEENFQVFDFRLEPDELARIATLDKGKRLGPHPDQFS, encoded by the coding sequence GTGTCCGCTCAACCCCGCATCACGTTTCACGATGGCAAGTCGATGCCGCAGCTCGGCCTGGGTGTCTGGCAGGCGAGTGTGGAGGAGGCCCGCCGCGCGGCCCTGAAGGCGATCGAGGTCGGCTACCGCTCCATCGACACCGCCGCCATCTACCGCAACGAGGAAGGCATCGGGCAGGCGATCAAGGACTCGCCCGTGCCGCGCGACCAGCTCTACATCACCACCAAGCTGTGGAACGACGCGCACCTGGATGCGCGCAAGGCGCTGGAGACGAGCCTGCGCAAGCTCCAGCTCGACGCCGTGGACCTGTACCTCATCCACTGGCCCACGCCGGCCAAGGACAACTACGTCCAGGCGTGGAAGGGGCTCATCGAGTTGCAGAAGGCGGGCCTCACCCGGAGCATCGGCGTGAGCAACTTCCACGTGCCGCACCTGCAGCGGCTGATCGACGAGACCGGCGTGGTGCCGGTGCTCAACCAGATCGAGGTGCATCCGCTGCTCCAGCAACAAGAGCTGCGCGCCTGGAACGTGGCGCACAAGATCCACGTCGAGTCCTGGAGCCCGCTGGCCCAGGGCGGCGAGGGCGTGTTCGATCAGGAGATCATCCGCGCGCTGGGCAAGAAGTACGGCAAGACGCCGGCGCAGATCGTCATCCGCTGGCACCTGGATCAGGGCCTCATCGTCATCCCCAAGTCGGTGACGCCCTCGCGCATCGAGGAGAACTTCCAGGTGTTCGACTTCCGCCTGGAGCCGGACGAGCTCGCGCGGATCGCCACCCTGGACAAGGGCAAGCGCCTGGGGCCGCACCCGGACCAGTTCTCCTGA
- a CDS encoding SDR family oxidoreductase, whose protein sequence is MIVVTGATGQLGGAIVERLLERVPPQQVGLSTREPEKVQALRERGVRVRPGDYADAASLRHAFEGASQVLLVSANVVGPAAAQLHRTAIEAARAVGVRRILYTSHMGANPASLFSPMTTHAATEELLRASGGAFTSLRNGYYAASAVMLMGQALETGKLVAPEDGPVSWTTHADLAEATVLALTEEGRLDGVSPALTGAEALDLAAIARIASELTGRAITRVTVSDAEYRAAMISRGVPAHAADMLGSIFTASRRGEFAAVDPTLERLLGRRPQSFRDYLAATLRR, encoded by the coding sequence ATGATCGTCGTCACCGGAGCCACCGGGCAGTTGGGCGGAGCCATCGTGGAGCGGCTGCTCGAGCGGGTGCCCCCCCAGCAGGTGGGGCTCAGCACGCGTGAGCCCGAGAAGGTCCAGGCGCTGAGGGAGCGGGGCGTCCGGGTGCGTCCAGGCGACTACGCGGATGCCGCGAGCCTGCGCCACGCTTTCGAGGGCGCGTCCCAGGTGCTGCTCGTGTCGGCCAACGTCGTGGGCCCCGCCGCGGCCCAGTTGCACCGCACCGCGATCGAGGCGGCCCGGGCCGTGGGGGTCCGCCGCATCCTCTACACGAGTCACATGGGCGCGAACCCGGCGTCCCTGTTCTCGCCCATGACCACCCACGCGGCCACCGAGGAGCTCCTGCGGGCGTCCGGAGGGGCCTTCACCTCGCTGCGCAATGGCTACTACGCGGCGTCGGCGGTCATGCTCATGGGCCAGGCGCTCGAGACCGGGAAGCTCGTCGCTCCGGAAGACGGCCCGGTCTCCTGGACCACGCACGCGGACCTGGCCGAGGCCACCGTGCTCGCGCTGACCGAGGAGGGGCGCTTGGACGGGGTGAGCCCGGCGCTGACCGGCGCGGAGGCGCTCGACCTCGCCGCCATCGCCCGCATCGCCTCGGAGCTCACCGGGCGCGCCATCACGCGCGTCACCGTGAGCGACGCGGAGTACCGGGCCGCGATGATCTCCCGGGGCGTGCCCGCGCACGCGGCGGACATGCTCGGGAGCATCTTCACCGCCAGCCGCCGGGGAGAGTTCGCCGCCGTCGATCCCACCCTGGAGCGGCTGCTCGGCAGACGGCCCCAGTCGTTCCGCGACTATCTGGCGGCGACGCTCCGGCGCTGA
- a CDS encoding serine/threonine protein kinase — MSKHPGDACSSEVLAPGTRVGSWRVVEPLGQGGQGTVYRVEDVHHPGDFYALKLALYARDGRAEREVALMMGRAVHPHVVGFHGCARWPHPRDGRLGVIMDWVPGQALDVWAESGAPTFRQFAALAATVARTLGELHVRGVFHRDLKPEHIQVRASDGQPVLLDFGVGWYSGAAPLTTTPLPPVTLCVLSPEAVSFLWRSPRRPSAAYAFQPTDDLYALGVCLYRATTGHYPFPEWWPPDVLQSAIVHVRPQAPRSVNPRVPRALSDLIVRLLEKDPRARFRSGEALDEALRAAVRDGAPEWDMTLFAWEAEERSIVRPPRPRPSYSSAPPVAAPPAPRSHGLRLALLSAVVVGALVPVICLAPVALTVPAPEEEWMSDVKVDPVAAPSEQAPLPVRNQKLAPCTEGLEVELSGGCWLSLRQGPPNCPRQTVAYKGQCLLPVPKSRPIPTSVDGGAPTTP, encoded by the coding sequence ATGTCCAAGCACCCAGGTGACGCGTGTTCCTCGGAGGTCCTCGCCCCGGGCACCCGGGTGGGCTCGTGGCGGGTGGTGGAGCCGCTGGGCCAGGGCGGGCAGGGCACCGTCTACCGCGTCGAGGACGTGCACCACCCCGGGGACTTCTACGCGCTCAAGCTCGCGCTGTACGCCCGCGATGGTCGGGCCGAGCGCGAGGTCGCCTTGATGATGGGCCGGGCCGTCCACCCGCACGTGGTGGGCTTCCATGGCTGTGCCCGCTGGCCCCATCCCCGCGACGGTCGGCTGGGCGTCATCATGGACTGGGTGCCCGGTCAGGCCCTGGATGTCTGGGCCGAGTCGGGCGCGCCCACCTTCCGCCAGTTCGCGGCCCTGGCCGCCACGGTGGCGCGCACCCTGGGGGAGTTGCATGTCCGGGGTGTGTTCCACCGCGACCTCAAGCCCGAGCACATTCAAGTGCGTGCGTCGGATGGCCAGCCCGTCCTGCTCGACTTCGGGGTGGGGTGGTACTCGGGCGCCGCGCCGCTGACGACCACGCCGCTGCCTCCCGTGACGCTCTGCGTGCTCAGCCCCGAGGCCGTGAGCTTCTTGTGGCGCTCGCCCCGACGTCCCTCCGCGGCCTACGCCTTCCAGCCCACCGATGACCTGTACGCCCTGGGCGTGTGTCTCTACCGCGCCACCACCGGGCACTACCCCTTCCCCGAGTGGTGGCCCCCGGACGTGCTCCAGTCCGCCATCGTCCACGTGCGGCCCCAGGCGCCCCGGAGCGTCAATCCCCGAGTGCCTCGCGCCTTGAGTGACCTCATCGTCCGGCTGCTGGAGAAGGACCCCCGGGCGCGCTTCCGGAGCGGCGAGGCGCTCGACGAGGCCTTGCGCGCGGCGGTCCGGGATGGGGCGCCCGAGTGGGACATGACTCTCTTCGCGTGGGAGGCCGAGGAGCGGAGCATCGTCCGGCCCCCGAGGCCTCGTCCGTCCTACAGCTCAGCGCCTCCCGTGGCCGCGCCCCCGGCCCCTCGGAGTCACGGCCTCCGGCTGGCCCTGCTCAGCGCGGTCGTGGTGGGGGCCCTGGTTCCCGTGATCTGCCTCGCGCCCGTGGCCCTGACAGTCCCGGCCCCCGAAGAGGAGTGGATGTCGGACGTGAAGGTGGACCCCGTGGCCGCTCCGTCCGAGCAGGCGCCCCTGCCGGTGCGCAATCAGAAGCTGGCGCCCTGTACGGAAGGCTTGGAGGTGGAGCTGTCCGGCGGGTGCTGGCTGTCGCTCAGGCAAGGGCCACCGAACTGTCCGCGCCAGACCGTCGCCTACAAAGGCCAATGCCTGCTGCCGGTGCCGAAGTCCCGGCCCATTCCCACCAGCGTGGATGGCGGCGCCCCCACCACTCCGTAG
- a CDS encoding transposase — protein MERSLQPTRGRPLLLHGSREVVGAHELRAPAPAETGKGLRLFYLPAYSPQLNDVEAVFQVVKHYELPDRSYTTLDELVAAVRHALRRHHLRLRTPEQHLCPRA, from the coding sequence GTGGAGCGGAGTCTACAACCAACGCGCGGAAGGCCGCTTCTCCTTCACGGCTCGCGAGAAGTCGTCGGGGCTCATGAGTTGAGAGCGCCTGCGCCTGCTGAAACTGGCAAGGGCCTGCGCCTCTTCTACCTGCCCGCGTACTCACCGCAACTCAACGACGTGGAGGCCGTTTTCCAAGTGGTGAAGCACTACGAGCTGCCCGATCGCAGTTACACCACGCTCGATGAGTTGGTGGCGGCTGTGCGGCACGCACTGCGCCGCCACCATCTCCGGCTCCGTACCCCTGAACAACATCTATGTCCGAGGGCTTAG
- a CDS encoding TRAFAC clade GTPase domain-containing protein, which yields MSNRANLLFIGLPGSGKTTFVAALWHVLSDRSSATALKLTKLSGDRTYLNQITKEWRECSQVPRTNLQTEQVVVLHLDGEGVGAVDLSIPDLAGEAFKQQLTDRRMSRHHDTLVQNATGVMLFLHPDVQKGTQLAVAQQLEAMLPGSQTAQATSANTVPNTWSPDMLPHQVRLVELLQFLLERAQRKLRIAVVVSAWDLVESLGMSPHGFINREIPLLQQFLAANDDLLDHNVFGVSAQGGDITDEAEKQTLLELDDALKRIKVRHDQETSQDITKPIAWLLGGG from the coding sequence GTGAGCAACCGGGCGAACCTCCTCTTCATCGGTCTGCCTGGTTCGGGGAAGACCACTTTCGTGGCAGCTCTGTGGCACGTGCTCTCCGACCGAAGCAGCGCGACGGCGCTCAAGCTGACGAAGCTGAGCGGCGACCGGACCTATCTCAATCAGATCACGAAGGAGTGGCGTGAGTGCTCGCAGGTTCCGCGCACGAACCTGCAGACCGAGCAGGTCGTCGTTCTTCATCTTGACGGTGAGGGCGTCGGCGCGGTCGACCTCTCGATCCCGGACTTAGCCGGAGAGGCATTCAAGCAGCAACTGACGGATCGGAGGATGAGCCGCCACCATGACACGTTAGTGCAAAATGCGACCGGGGTGATGTTGTTCCTCCACCCGGACGTCCAGAAGGGCACGCAGCTCGCGGTAGCCCAGCAACTTGAGGCGATGCTACCTGGAAGCCAGACGGCACAGGCCACGTCAGCAAACACCGTGCCGAACACTTGGTCGCCTGACATGCTCCCGCACCAAGTGAGACTCGTGGAACTCCTCCAGTTCCTCCTCGAACGGGCGCAGAGAAAGCTACGCATCGCCGTGGTGGTGTCCGCGTGGGACCTCGTCGAGAGCCTTGGAATGTCGCCGCATGGCTTCATCAATCGGGAGATTCCGTTGCTTCAGCAGTTCTTGGCGGCCAACGACGACCTGCTCGATCACAATGTCTTTGGGGTGAGCGCGCAAGGTGGCGACATCACCGACGAAGCGGAGAAGCAGACGCTCCTCGAACTCGACGACGCGTTGAAACGCATCAAGGTTCGCCATGACCAGGAAACCAGTCAGGATATTACTAAGCCGATCGCGTGGCTCTTGGGGGGCGGGTAG
- a CDS encoding TRAFAC clade GTPase domain-containing protein, with product MANTGATNAEVEAAAPVEEAEPEFIELFSGAALGSSDAEVITLRSRTHLVVFAGAEGSGKTTVLASLYERLNQGPFAGFRFAGSRSLLGFEEICHLNRLASGGFQPDTQRTWLTDETKYYHLALRGTELSTARRDVLLAAMSGELFRMAKDSQEDAERLTFLRRADTVVVLVDGERLASAAQRTSAHADAADILESMLDTGMVSARCHVEVVFSKLDRIISGGQSALEFLAKTQDKFEGRFRARVPHLTFRKIAARPAYSSMQENSDGSLAEAFVSWTTIVASASRDDHQEAPAPSRDEREFSKFGWRYFERTGRDP from the coding sequence ATGGCCAACACTGGCGCCACAAATGCAGAGGTCGAAGCCGCCGCGCCTGTCGAAGAAGCAGAGCCCGAGTTCATCGAGCTCTTCTCCGGCGCCGCGCTTGGATCGTCCGACGCCGAGGTCATCACGCTGCGATCGCGAACGCACCTCGTGGTCTTCGCGGGCGCCGAAGGGAGCGGCAAGACGACGGTACTCGCTTCGCTGTACGAGCGGCTGAATCAGGGACCGTTCGCTGGCTTCAGATTCGCTGGGTCGAGGTCGCTCCTCGGCTTCGAGGAAATCTGCCACCTGAACCGACTCGCATCGGGTGGGTTCCAGCCGGATACGCAGCGAACGTGGCTGACCGACGAAACGAAGTATTATCACCTTGCCCTGCGCGGTACGGAGCTGTCGACAGCCCGCCGCGACGTCCTCCTCGCTGCGATGTCGGGTGAGCTGTTCCGTATGGCAAAGGACTCACAAGAGGACGCTGAGCGACTCACGTTCCTTCGTCGGGCGGACACTGTCGTCGTGCTCGTCGACGGCGAGCGCCTTGCGAGCGCGGCGCAGCGAACGAGCGCACATGCTGACGCTGCGGACATCCTAGAGAGCATGCTCGACACTGGCATGGTGAGTGCGCGCTGCCACGTCGAGGTCGTCTTCTCCAAGCTCGATCGCATCATTTCTGGGGGACAATCGGCGCTGGAGTTTCTCGCCAAGACGCAGGATAAGTTCGAGGGAAGGTTTCGCGCTCGCGTCCCGCACCTCACCTTCAGGAAGATCGCGGCGCGTCCTGCGTATTCATCGATGCAGGAGAACTCAGATGGTAGCCTCGCAGAAGCGTTCGTTTCGTGGACGACCATCGTGGCGTCCGCTTCGCGTGATGATCACCAGGAAGCCCCAGCTCCGTCACGTGACGAGCGGGAGTTCAGTAAGTTCGGCTGGCGGTACTTCGAGCGGACCGGGAGGGACCCGTGA